In Zingiber officinale cultivar Zhangliang chromosome 1A, Zo_v1.1, whole genome shotgun sequence, the DNA window GTGTGGATATATGTTCTTTGCATTTTGCATCATTTTCTTAGACACCTGAAGCAATTTTCCAACAATTAGCtcatttcatatcaggcccaacgtggttttttttttttgccgattctttgattttatatattaacatctatgaaaagtcaaaaaaaaataatggacaccatatttgaaatccttgcaacatcagaaatccataggaactgaaatagatccaatcggagctctctaggtccatcagtggattttgaccgaaacccactgatggacctagagagctccgattggacccattttagttcctatggatttctgatgttccaaggatttcaaatatggtgtccattatttttttgacttcttcaaatgtattaaaatgttattaaaagattCAGGGACTAttgttattcatatttttttttctgcaTGCCGATACAAAAAAgcaaagagagagaagagagagaaaaatagtgaaaaaaatggtgaaaaaagttaaattatcatgagggtaaaataggaaatgcacttTAAAAAGTACGTGTTTTGGTAAATGTTAAAGTAACgtgcgccttttggtaaatttaaatttctatatgcgccctttggtaaattgtcgAAAAGTCATTCTCTATTATCataaaatctctttcttttaaaaatttcattttttttaaaattctctctttatcctctctccattattttttttataaacctggtcccaagattttgatacaggtttataaaaaaaaactataaacccCACCTATATAGTGGGGGAGGGGTTTATATTGAGATATTTATAGTATAAATTATATGTTATAAATCTCCCACTACAGATACCCTAATGCTTACATAACGTCAATCGGTGTGCCACAGAAAAGGACAAAACTACTACATGTCTGGCCAAGAAAAAGAGGTTGATCGTGTCATAACGTATTAAATAACGGTCATGCCGTATTAATGGGCATGCCTCGAATTTAATGCTAGAAGATTATCCAGATCACGATCAAGATTTATGGTCAGGACACGTAGCAGCCCCAATGCGGGCACTGCCTTTAGTGAGTCAGGCTCACACCACCTTCAACTAGACTTTAAAGGGAGATTTGTGATACGAGATTTGTGTAAGGTTGCCATGTGTATCTTTAAGAGTCAAGCATCCTGCTTAGTCAGAAATCAATTAAACCCTCTCAAGATTCACTTAATTCCGATTGGGAGCTTTAAGCTGCCCCTGATTGGATTTACCACCTAAAGCCATAGGCCTTTCAGTCAGAAGAGTCAGCCAGACTTTTCTTTGAATCCCCGAACGACTTTCATAAATTAGCCGACTGGCCAGATGACCCTCCCCGGTCAGTAAAATCGACCGGACATTGCCTTACGATCTAATAAATAACACGTTCGACTGGAGAAGTTCTCACCTTCCCTCGACCGAGGCTTCCACTTGGGTATTACACACTCTAGCAGATCGGGAAACACCTCATTACTTCAACAAAGTCTGATCGAAGACTTCCTATTTATGCCTCGATCGGCTAATATCTGCTAATCAGGTCTTTTTCCAGCCAGGTTAGTTGAGCAAGGGTAGCTCGCTCCTCCATATTGATTTATCCTTCTTCCCTTCACTTGGCCATCGTTTTTGGTGGCCCATGATCTTAATGGGTCTGCCCAATCTAGCCGTCTTTGCACTAACATAACATAAATACGCCTTTAATGCTACAAAAATGATATgacaccactacaacaaaaatatgcCTTTAATACTACAGAATTGATACGACATCGCTACAATCTtgcattaaaaaaaatgaaaatcacAAACTAAGCAGGGTCAAAATCTAGTGGAAATGATACTGATTCAACTGAGTCACCAGCATCTTGGACGTGCACGCGATGTAGAAATTAACATGCCATTTCtattattgttcttgtttgtaaCGCCTAGCTCAGGCCTTAATTATTCTTTCGAAACAACGTGTCTAAGTTAATTTAATCCGTCAAGTACACTAGGCAAATGACTGATTACATtaattcatcatcatcttcaaCTCTCCCTCGGTTTTATCGTGATCACGTTCACCCAATGAGAATTTAATCAAAATGCCCCCAAATTGAACAAAAAATTAAAGGATCGATCGTAGATATGTGGCAACGTaaacaaaacaaaatcaaatCTTCTGCCTCACACATAAAGTCAGCTCTTTGCTTTGACTTCTATTGCACCCGATGCACACATAAATAACCCATGCATCCTGCTGCTAATTACACAAGCTAGCTCAGAAAACTTACATGGCATCTCAGCTGATCGAGGAGCAGCGCAAGGGCGCCGAGGTGCACGCTGGGCATGACCTCTGCGAAGAAAAGATGAAGCAGCTCCTGGCGGAGCTGGGCCTCCCCAAGGGCCTGCTGCCCCTGGAGGAGATCCGAGAGTTCGGACACAATCGCAGTAGCGGTTTCGTGTGGGCgattcaaaagaagaagaagaatcacaCGTTTGAGAAGATCAAACAGGTGACGTCCTACGCCGCGGAGGTGACCGCCTTCGTGGACGGCCGCAAGCTGAAGAAGGTGAACGGTATCAAGGCGAGGGAGATGCTGATATGGGTTAGCATTGTGGAAGTGGGCATCAACGATAGCGCGCCCGACAAGGTCGTCTTCCTCTCCTCCGCGGGGCTGTCCAAAACCTTCCCCGCATCTGCTTTCGAGTGATGACGGCAGGATGGCTGCAAGTGATCATGAAAATAACGAGTGTTTTCTGTTATATTAATAATCAACAATAATCAACCATAAGCTGCTCCTACCTAGGGGTGGAATCGGGTAGGGACCCGTCCCGTAATCATCTTACCCAATTCCCGTCCCGATAAAAAATTGGGAATCAATTTTTCTCCCGATCCCGTACCCGACAAGTGTTGGGACCCGAATGTTCGGGATCCCGAATGTTCGGGATCCCGTCGGGTAGGGAGATGATATCCCGAATGTTCAACTATTTTCATTATACAGCAACATTTTGAGTCAAATATCAGTTCGATCGAATAATAAGAGTAGATTGCTTGGAATAAGAAGAGTAGAGTGCTAGGAATAATAAGAGTATTTTGAACATCGGATGATTAAATTCTGGAAGAAGAAACatcaaaacaaagaaacaaatctCTCAATTCAATCTCGTTGACACAATGCCTTTTTTCTTAGCAAGTATAAGGTTCACAAGGGGCAATTACAAAAGCAAACTTGATAGACAATAGGGCAGCCAACTTTTCCTGAGACAATAACTAGTTGCTACTATAAAAGCAGAATGAGGTCTTCCCTCGAGTCAAGAAAGCTCCATCAACTGTTGGACAACTTCTGCAGCTCCAACAAAAAGTATAGAACGTAAGATAAACATCATCAGCAATCATGCAATACCAGAACATTCATTAACTAGATACCTTAGATGATAGATGGTGTCGTATGAAACTAGTGCAAAATGTTTGGATGTAAGGCTGTCTCAAAATTTAGGGTCCTGGCAGCAAGAAATGCAGCTCCAGCAGCGACATGACGAGGTTTAAACTGAAGGCAAAGTGAAATTCTGTAACTGCAAATCAAAAAACAGTTAGTGAGTTGTAAATTTGATAGTTAAGCTGGTGTAATCAAAGCATCATACATAGAATGAAAACTAGGAAGAGCCATCAGCCAAACCATTTTGTCACAAGCAGAAAAGTGGCAATGCTACATGAGGTGCTCGGTGAATTAAAATAAACATATCAGATGTGTTGGCAAATAGAAAGATACAAGCAAATCAAGACTAGAGCAAAACATAACATACAATCCTACATACAAAGACTCCTTACCAAAATCAAAGCAACAGTCCATCTGATAATCTTCAGTTGAAATTCTGTTTTAGTGCAAAACATCCACAATTAAGCATTGACGGTACCTACAAACAACAAATATCATATAAACATAGTCTATATTCTATAGTATATACAAAGATAAACAAGTTAAATATCGACTTACTTGTGACCACTTCTTCACAATCTTTATAAAAGTTGAATTCATCTTCTGTCGGCTCCTTGTATAAGTTAATTTCTTCACCTCTAAGCCAGTCAGTAGTGCACACTAGTGCCTCCACCATTTTGGGATGCAATGATGCCCTAAATGGATCTACAACCCTCCTCCCAAGGCTAAAAGCATTCTCACTAGCAACAGTAGATGAAGGGATTGAAAAAATATCCTTGGCAATCTTAGACAAGACTGGAAATGTCGTTGTATTTCCTTTCCACCATTCCAAAATATCGAAGCTTGAGCTCCATTTCACAAAAGGATCCGAGAAGTACTTGTCCACCTCATTGGTTATTTCTGCTTGCTTTTGAGCTTTTCTTAGTTGAGCCATTTTCAGATGATAGTTTAGTTTAATGGGATCATTCTTATACATTTCCATCAAATCTTTATCTACATCGCCATCATCAATCCCATTAATATGATCCAAAGGTGAATTCCCTTTATATGCATGATACAACTCCATTAGACAATTCTTTAAACCGTCAACAAAGAATTGTATTTTACTAGCATCCAATTTCATATCTCCCAAATGGATCCCAATCATTTGAAGTTTATAACGAGGATCTAGAATGTGACCTAGGAAAACAAGCTTGTTCACCTTCTCAAGATTACCCCAATACTTAATGAACTTACTCTCCATTCTCTTAGCAACTTCTTGTAATGAAGGATCAGTAGTGTCAAGTATTGTCTCATCAATGATCATCCTCATTGCAACTATTTCCTCCCAAATCAAGGGTGATGTAGTTTTCTTGGTAGCACTAAGTTGCAATGTAGTATCATGAAACCTCTTGAGAAAATTCACAAAGACTTGTGCCTTCTCCCAATCTTTTTCCATAGGAGGCCCcactctctttttcttctccgaACCATCTACTTCTTCAAAGTATTCAACAAATTGAACATTCTCTGCCATCCTACCAAATACttttttaaacttgtatgcaacaAAAAGCATTGTATAGGTGGAATTCCATCTCGTAGGCACATCCATTGGAACGGTTGACATTTTATCCATCTTCAATAGGATAGCACACTCTCTAAATTGGTCCAACCGTGCCCCAGAAGAGTGAATATATTTCACACAATTTCTAATGGACTCAACTGACTCATTAAGAAACTTCAACCCACTcttgacaattaaatttataatatggcAACAACATCTCAAATGCAAGTATTTACCATCAAATAATAGAGTGCCCATTTCCTTTAGCCTCTTTCCCATGTACTCCACCGCTTTATCATTCGTGCTAGCATTATCAACTGTGATAGTGAAAACTTTATCTATCCCCCAATCGCTCAAGCATGTTTCTAAAACTTTGCCAATGTCATCTCCTTTGTGAGAGGTAATCTTGGTGAAATTTATTATTCGCTTATGCAACTTCCAATCATTGTCCAAGAAATGAGCTGTGATTACCATGTAATTGATATTCTGAATTGAGGTCCAAGTATCGGTCGTGATGCTTACCCTTTGATCACCAATGACACTCTTTATCTTAGCCATCTCCAGTGCATATAAATCCCATACAAGAGATGCAATTTTCTTTCTGTTGGGAATCTTGAATCGAGGTTGAGCTTCCTTCATCATCTCTACAAACCCTGCCCCTTCCACTACCCTAAATGGCATCTCATCTTTAACAACAAATGCAACAACCTTATCTTCAAGCTTTTTTTGGCAAAAGATGTGGGGTGTCAAAGCATTATTCATGGATGACTGTGTTAAGATTGGTTGAGAAGAACCTGACTTCACCGCATTATGAGGATTCTTTTTGCATTTCTTCACATGCCCATCAATGCCATTATTCCCATGTGTTTTGCTATGGGCAGGAACTTCAGTTTTGCAATAATTGCAAATAGCAACAACAACAGTGATCTCATTTTTGTCATTTCTCCTTATAATTTTCTTGGCGTGTGACCATACATCCGCTACTTTTTTCCTTTTGCCTCCAATATCTACTACTTCCTCATGAATGATTGATGTTTTGGATGGAGATACTGCTACTGTGTGAGGTTGAGTGATGGAAGGAGAGCTACCACTTCCGCTAGATGCATCCATGAGTGAACTTATGAATGACTACAATAATATGAATATCGTTCAAAATCAGATAGTTGCACAGTTAGAAACATTCAAATATTACTAATTAAAGAGAATGCTAGGTGAGcaagatttaagaaaaatatagatTGGCAATTTCACATCATGTTAAGAAATTAGGGAGcaagatttaagaaaaatataaaaccTATCTTAAACACGTagagaacattataagaaattcAGTTCATCAGAAATATAATACACATACCAATACCATCATGGTGAACAAATTGATTGAATCCATATGAAAGCAACAACATCAAAGATTCAAACAGAAGTTATTGCAATAATACTCATGCTAGTAACTTGAACACTAGTcatacaataacaaaaaaaattgacCTGGATATTTCCATAAACTACCATAACCATACAAAATTCAACATGATCTAGGACCAAAATCCACATCCACAGGCAATCTGATAACTATAAGCAAAAATTGCCCCAGGATCCATTTATACTTATTGGACATATCAGTATATCACATAATCACAATGAACAACTAGAAATTGCATCTCCTATTCACTATAGCTTACCGCTGAAGCCTGAAGGTGGCTGCTAACTGTCGGGGAAGAGACTGTCGCTAAAGGAGGTGTGGTGGGCTAGGGTTCCAGACTTCCAGTGGAATAAATCGGCGAACGACGAAGGGCGAAGGGTGAAGGGAGAGACCGCGAGGGCGAGGGTGAAGGGCGAGGGCCAGATCGCGAGGGCGAGGGCGAGGGCGAGGGCGAAGGGCGAAGGGCGAGGGCGAGACGCGAGGGCGAGGGTGAAGGGCTAGGGCGAGACCGCGAGGGCGAAGGGCGAGGGCGAGACCGCGAGGGCGAGGAGCCGAGGATGAAGGGTGAACGAGCGAAGAGCAAACGGCGAAGGGTGTGGCGGCAGAAAACTAGGGTTTGAGTCTTTGAGATGCTGTTCAACGAGCGAAAAATAACAAACTTCATCGAGCGAAGAGCACACTGTTCCTTAACTAAAGTTTGAGATGCTAAGCCTAAGTGAACGGCAGAAAAATAACTTTAACAGTTTAATACTTTAACgtgtgtttatttttctttttgtatttttttaaaattatacttCAGTTAAAgtttgttattttaatttttaaacctaattttttatatgatttttttttataatagtcgaattaaaaattattattaatatattcgGGTCGGGTCGGGAAGCCCGTCGGGTAGAACTTATGTACCCGATCCTTTTCCCGATTTTAGTCGGGTCGGGAAAAATCCCGACCACTTGGGTCGGGAAAGATTCGGGTCGGGAAAACTTCGGAACGGCAACGGGTTGGGAGTCGGGAAGGGTcgggaattttgaaaaaaattccaGCCCTACTCCTACCTACTCTGCAtttgtattttataataatataatgaaATCCATTTGAATATCATTTaagcagaaagaaaaaaaataaaacaatacattagataataaaaaaataaatattatataggaaagaaacaaaaggacgaagaaaataataataaaaaaaactaaagattATGAAAATTTTAGACTCATATAGTGTTGGAGTGAAAAAAGATTATCtgaaatgatttattttaaattttaaatatattaagaTATCCCTAATAGAATGTTAAGACTATGTTTAGTTGGATGTAATATAATTTAGCTTGTAATTTAGtcaaatttataatgtaatgtaatcttgattacataaCTACGTTtgataatgtaatgtatgtaatctgtGACTATAAGTGTGATTATATTGTTTTATttagtgtccattattttttataaggaatgtaattcgtattattataaaatgataaaaatattctGTGACCTCTATCGGTGGTCGTCGCACCTCTACTGGAGCTTGTGACATCCACTGGTAACTAGCGGCTGCCACCGCCAGTCACCGCTGTAGTTGGCAATCGGCGGCCCGTTGACAGTCGGCGACGGCCGGCGGTGGCGCCGAAAGCGGCGGCAGGCAACAGTGgcggactaggggtatattcgacatttaaattttgataaaacgaTGACCTCGTAATATAATCagattacatagtatttacttTGTAATATAGATTACAAAATTTCACTaccttttataatcaatattacattacattacaggtGCATTTGGTTCAATTCATCATCTATAACCTTGCTTATATGATTACCAGGTAattacataaccaagattatgagAATACAACATAACCTAATGTTGTTTGGTTTAATCCTAGATAATGTAATAAAAATTTGTTTGGTTGAATGTTTTAGTGTATAGcctaatttaatatttacttTATTACCCCTATTAGATATTTTTAcagttaaattatttaatatttgattaatttaaaaaaaaataaaataaattattaatattaatatttagttattattatttattattttagacATAACTTTAGAAAGTCACAAAAGAATTTAATTCcacatttatcatattttttcttaaaaaaataaaataaaataaaatacaattgaTTAATCCAATCAAAATGTTCATATAATCCATATCTTCTTTACCACTAGATCATCTTGACTAGAACTATCCAAGTGTGATCACAAAGACgccaaagaattcaaccaaaatTTTTATCTAACGATGAATGAGAATGAGAGTTCAGCTTTTTTGGTCTCTAGCAAAACAAAGTCGGGCTTTAGCTTCATGGATTCCTCATTTTGAGGTGGTGACTTACAATGCATGAACATGGTGCTTCTTCCATGTGCTAATGAGGCGACCTTTAGCTGAGACCCATGAGCTTCGATTGTCAAAGAATCCAAAGTATAATTGATTCAAATTGTCTCCGGTTACTATACTACAATTCTAGTTCTACCAACAGCTAATGCACTTCCAAAGAAAGCATGCAATCACACACAATGgtattttgccatgaaaatgtTGATTTAATCCTACATTTAAAATGAATTGTTGTAATAAAAGGAATTGAAGAAGAATTCAAAATGGTGTTGCATGTTAGGGACTGATGCTTACATTGTGGTTTTTCTCAACAAAGTCAATAACTAGCTTTCCATTGAGATGGTTAGAGCTGCAAGGAGCTAAACGAACACACAAAGTAAGTTGCAATCATCTATTCAACGATGAATCACTAGAAAATAAGACATCCAAATTAGAAgcacaataaaaaaatatacaacaaGATTTGAATTATAAATTACTACATCACACAAATTCTATCCAAAATAGGAATCATCTAATAAGTTCAATCCAAAATGACATTCATCCAACAAGTTTGTCTTAAATAATATCATAATTGT includes these proteins:
- the LOC122003164 gene encoding uncharacterized protein LOC122003164, yielding MASQLIEEQRKGAEVHAGHDLCEEKMKQLLAELGLPKGLLPLEEIREFGHNRSSGFVWAIQKKKKNHTFEKIKQVTSYAAEVTAFVDGRKLKKVNGIKAREMLIWVSIVEVGINDSAPDKVVFLSSAGLSKTFPASAFE